A single genomic interval of Syntrophorhabdus sp. harbors:
- a CDS encoding glycosyltransferase family 2 protein, which yields MPDGKTNRAPVVSVGLPVFNGEAYLAHAIDSILSQDFGDLELIISDNSSTDGTGDLCRSYVSRDPRVRYFRNERNMGPVWNYNRVFELSSGKYYMWAAHDDYWEPEYLRVCVEALEKDAKVVLAGTLCRCIDPLTDVVIVVDTGLSTAGLSPRERFRQYKSIIHAGKYVGGLFYGLYRRNVLERSMPLQNKITIDHILLSSMCLYGDFVTIARPLMTKRWGGASTSIKNIARTLGIENKFEILFPYVDRELMLQRTIYSTDVFSGCERAGASLESFAEFVRAEGVMLLGRVWRSLPRWIRRPVKQMMKRSSASRKDVREEQR from the coding sequence ATGCCCGACGGTAAGACAAACCGTGCACCGGTCGTGAGCGTCGGGCTGCCTGTCTTTAATGGCGAGGCATATCTGGCGCATGCGATCGATTCGATCCTGTCACAGGATTTCGGTGATCTCGAGCTTATCATTTCGGACAATTCCTCGACGGACGGAACGGGTGACCTATGCCGGTCATATGTTTCCCGGGACCCCCGGGTCAGGTATTTTCGCAATGAACGGAACATGGGGCCTGTCTGGAATTACAATCGTGTCTTCGAGTTATCTTCAGGGAAGTATTACATGTGGGCGGCACATGACGACTATTGGGAGCCCGAATACCTGCGGGTTTGTGTCGAGGCGCTGGAAAAGGATGCAAAGGTTGTCCTTGCCGGTACCCTGTGCAGGTGTATCGATCCACTGACCGATGTGGTCATTGTCGTCGACACCGGTCTGTCAACGGCCGGATTATCTCCCCGCGAACGCTTCAGGCAGTACAAGTCGATCATACACGCGGGGAAGTATGTCGGAGGCCTGTTTTATGGACTGTACCGGCGCAATGTCCTTGAGAGGTCCATGCCGCTGCAAAACAAGATAACGATCGACCACATACTGCTTTCCAGTATGTGCCTGTACGGTGACTTCGTCACGATAGCGAGGCCGCTTATGACGAAACGCTGGGGCGGGGCGTCGACAAGCATAAAGAATATTGCTCGGACATTGGGTATAGAGAACAAATTCGAGATACTGTTTCCCTACGTGGACAGGGAATTGATGCTGCAGAGAACCATCTACAGTACGGATGTGTTCTCAGGTTGTGAAAGAGCGGGTGCTTCATTGGAGTCCTTTGCCGAATTCGTCCGAGCCGAGGGCGTGATGCTCCTGGGCAGGGTCTGGAGATCCCTTCCGCGATGGATACGGCGTCCGGTGAAGCAAATGATGAAGCGGTCAAGCGCTTCCCGAAAAGACGTGAGAGAGGAACAACGCTAA
- a CDS encoding GNAT family N-acetyltransferase, with translation MAESRIIETGRLSIEPFSEKHLTPRYAGWLNDPEVVRYSEQRHRKHTLDSCRQYWLSFAGTPNFFWAIVGLDPVVGHIGNINAYVDRMNSVADVGILIGERALWGKGYGLEAWRAICGYLLDEAGIRKVTAGTLAANKGMLSIMEKSGMTDDGRRIRQALLDGVEVDVIHSALFRKRREMGQK, from the coding sequence ATGGCGGAGTCAAGGATCATCGAGACGGGACGGCTCAGTATCGAACCCTTCTCTGAAAAGCACCTGACGCCACGTTATGCAGGCTGGCTCAATGACCCCGAGGTCGTCCGGTACAGTGAGCAACGGCACAGAAAGCACACCCTCGATTCGTGCAGGCAGTACTGGCTGTCATTCGCAGGCACACCCAACTTTTTCTGGGCGATCGTGGGACTCGATCCCGTGGTGGGGCACATCGGAAACATAAACGCCTATGTGGACAGGATGAATTCAGTGGCCGACGTGGGTATCCTGATCGGCGAGCGTGCCTTGTGGGGAAAGGGTTACGGGCTCGAGGCTTGGAGGGCGATATGCGGCTATTTGCTCGACGAGGCCGGTATCCGAAAGGTGACGGCTGGAACGCTTGCCGCCAACAAGGGGATGCTCAGTATTATGGAGAAGTCGGGAATGACCGATGACGGCCGTCGCATACGCCAGGCCCTACTGGACGGGGTCGAGGTCGACGTCATACATTCGGCACTGTTCAGAAAACGCCGGGAAATGGGACAGAAATGA